Proteins encoded together in one Streptomyces sp. NBC_01216 window:
- the allB gene encoding allantoinase AllB, translated as MDVNLVLRSTRVITPEGARPASIAVSGGTIAAVLPHDAEVPAGTRLEDVGDDVVLPGLVDTHVHVNDPGRTEWEGFWTATRAAAAGGITTLLDMPLNSLPPTTTVEHLRTKQEVARSKVHIDVGFWGGALPDNVKDLRPLHDAGVFGFKCFLSPSGVEEFPELDQERLANSLAEIAGFGGLMIVHAEDPHHLAAAPQKSGGRYSDFLASRPRGAENTAIGNLIDQARRLDARVHVLHLSSSDALPMIAAAKAEGLSVTVESCPHFLTLTAEEVPDGATEFKCCPPIREAANQDALWQGLADGTIDCVVSDHSPSTADLKTSDFASAWGGISSLQLGLPAIWTEARRRGHGLEDVARWMSEGPARLAGLDRKGAIEAGRDADFAVVDPDATFTVDPAELEHRNRVTAYAGRTLHGVVRSTWLRGARVAVDGTLAEPSGRLLERND; from the coding sequence GTGGACGTCAACCTGGTACTGCGCTCGACACGCGTCATCACCCCCGAGGGGGCACGCCCCGCGTCGATCGCCGTCTCCGGCGGAACCATCGCCGCGGTGCTGCCGCACGACGCCGAGGTGCCGGCCGGCACCCGGCTCGAGGACGTCGGCGACGACGTCGTGCTCCCCGGGCTCGTCGACACGCACGTGCACGTGAACGACCCCGGCCGCACCGAGTGGGAGGGCTTCTGGACCGCCACCCGCGCCGCCGCGGCCGGCGGCATCACGACCCTCCTCGACATGCCGCTCAACTCCCTCCCCCCGACCACCACCGTCGAGCACCTGCGGACCAAGCAGGAGGTCGCCCGGTCCAAGGTCCACATCGACGTCGGCTTCTGGGGCGGCGCGCTGCCCGACAACGTGAAGGACCTGCGCCCCCTCCACGACGCCGGGGTCTTCGGCTTCAAGTGCTTCCTGTCGCCGTCCGGCGTGGAGGAGTTCCCCGAACTCGACCAGGAGCGGCTGGCGAACTCCCTCGCCGAGATCGCCGGCTTCGGCGGGCTGATGATCGTGCACGCCGAGGACCCGCACCACCTGGCCGCCGCCCCGCAGAAGAGCGGCGGCCGGTACTCCGACTTCCTCGCTTCCCGGCCCCGGGGCGCCGAGAACACCGCCATCGGCAACCTCATCGACCAGGCCCGCCGCCTCGACGCCCGGGTCCACGTCCTGCACCTGTCCTCGTCGGACGCGCTGCCGATGATCGCCGCCGCCAAGGCCGAGGGGCTCTCCGTCACCGTCGAGTCCTGCCCCCACTTCCTCACCCTCACGGCCGAGGAGGTCCCCGACGGCGCCACCGAGTTCAAGTGCTGCCCGCCGATCCGCGAGGCGGCCAACCAGGACGCCCTGTGGCAGGGCCTGGCCGACGGCACGATCGACTGCGTCGTCTCCGACCACTCGCCCTCCACGGCCGACCTCAAGACGTCCGACTTCGCGTCCGCCTGGGGCGGGATCTCCTCCCTCCAGCTCGGCCTGCCCGCCATCTGGACCGAGGCCCGCCGCCGCGGCCACGGCCTGGAGGACGTCGCCCGCTGGATGTCCGAAGGCCCGGCCCGGCTCGCCGGGCTGGACCGCAAGGGCGCGATCGAGGCCGGCCGGGACGCGGACTTCGCCGTCGTCGACCCCGACGCGACCTTCACCGTGGACCCCGCCGAGCTGGAACACCGCAACCGGGTCACCGCCTACGCCGGCCGGACCCTGCACGGAGTGGTGCGCTCGACCTGGCTGCGCGGCGCGCGCGTCGCCGTCGACGGCACCCTCGCAGAGCCCTCCGGCCGCCTCCTCGAAAGGAACGACTGA
- a CDS encoding IclR family transcriptional regulator: MPTSSASATDSAKPAAASGGVQSLERAFDLLERMADAGGEVGLSELSASSGLPLPTIHRLMRTLVACGYVRQQPNRRYALGPRLIRLGESASRLLGTWARPYLARLVEETGETANMALLDGDEIVYVAQVPSKHSMRMFTEVGRRVLPHSTGVGKALLAHTPADEVRALLARTGMPAATDKTITTPEGFLDALAVVRDAGYAVDDNEQEIGVRCLAVSVPDSPTAAAISISGPAGRVTEAATEKIVPLLLEVARELSTALANPAGNGQV; encoded by the coding sequence GTGCCGACGTCCAGCGCCAGCGCCACCGACTCCGCCAAGCCCGCTGCCGCGAGCGGCGGCGTCCAGTCCCTTGAGCGTGCCTTCGATCTCCTGGAGCGGATGGCCGACGCCGGCGGCGAGGTCGGACTGAGCGAGCTCTCCGCCAGCAGCGGGCTGCCGCTGCCCACCATCCACCGGCTGATGCGGACCCTGGTGGCCTGCGGCTACGTGCGCCAGCAGCCCAACCGCAGGTACGCGCTGGGCCCCCGGCTCATCCGGCTCGGGGAGTCCGCCTCCCGGCTGCTCGGGACCTGGGCCCGCCCCTACCTGGCGCGGCTCGTCGAGGAGACGGGCGAGACCGCGAACATGGCGTTGCTCGACGGCGACGAGATCGTCTACGTCGCCCAGGTGCCGTCCAAGCATTCGATGCGCATGTTCACCGAGGTCGGGCGGCGCGTGCTGCCCCACTCGACGGGCGTGGGCAAGGCGCTGCTCGCGCACACCCCGGCGGACGAGGTCCGCGCGCTGCTGGCCCGCACGGGCATGCCGGCCGCGACGGACAAGACGATCACCACGCCGGAGGGATTCCTGGACGCGCTGGCCGTCGTACGCGACGCCGGGTACGCGGTCGACGACAACGAGCAGGAGATCGGGGTCCGGTGCCTCGCGGTGTCGGTGCCCGATTCCCCGACGGCGGCGGCGATCTCCATCTCCGGGCCGGCGGGCCGGGTGACGGAGGCGGCGACGGAGAAGATCGTCCCCCTCCTCCTGGAGGTCGCGCGGGAACTGTCGACGGCGCTCGCGAACCCCGCGGGCAACGGCCAGGTCTGA
- a CDS encoding ABC transporter ATP-binding protein produces the protein MSLILEDVTLTYPDGDGRLTALDSVGLEVPAGSVTAVVGPSGSGKSSLLAVAATLVAPDRGRVVVAGTDTGTLAPGARAALRRERIGIVFQQPNLLPSLTALEQLQVMAHLSGGRPQAARERARELLDAVGLADLAGRRPHQLSGGQRQRVNIARALMNQPAVLLVDEPTSALDHERGAAVVDLLVALTARRGTATVLVTHDRAHLDRTDRTVLVRDGRLSAPAAA, from the coding sequence ATGAGCCTGATCCTCGAAGACGTGACGCTGACCTACCCGGACGGAGACGGGCGGCTGACCGCCCTCGACTCCGTGGGCCTCGAGGTGCCGGCCGGCAGCGTCACGGCGGTCGTGGGGCCCTCCGGTTCCGGCAAGTCCAGTCTGCTCGCGGTCGCGGCGACGCTCGTGGCGCCGGACCGGGGGCGGGTGGTCGTGGCCGGGACGGACACGGGGACGCTGGCCCCCGGGGCCAGGGCGGCGCTGCGGCGGGAGCGGATCGGGATCGTCTTCCAGCAGCCGAACCTGCTGCCCTCGCTGACGGCGCTGGAACAGCTCCAGGTCATGGCCCACCTCTCGGGCGGCCGTCCGCAGGCGGCGCGGGAGCGGGCCCGGGAGCTGCTCGACGCGGTCGGGCTCGCGGACCTGGCGGGCCGCCGCCCCCACCAGCTCTCGGGCGGTCAGCGCCAGCGCGTCAACATCGCCCGTGCCCTCATGAACCAGCCGGCCGTCCTGCTCGTCGACGAGCCGACCAGTGCGTTGGACCACGAGCGGGGCGCGGCGGTCGTCGACCTGCTGGTGGCGCTGACCGCGCGCCGGGGGACGGCGACGGTCCTGGTGACCCACGACCGTGCGCACCTGGACCGCACGGACCGGACGGTGCTGGTCCGCGACGGCCGGCTGTCGGCGCCGGCGGCGGCCTGA